A portion of the Phaenicophaeus curvirostris isolate KB17595 chromosome 17, BPBGC_Pcur_1.0, whole genome shotgun sequence genome contains these proteins:
- the LOC138728042 gene encoding LOW QUALITY PROTEIN: E3 ubiquitin-protein ligase DTX1-like (The sequence of the model RefSeq protein was modified relative to this genomic sequence to represent the inferred CDS: inserted 1 base in 1 codon) codes for MARQGAGAMLASGGLGFPPQNLARVVVWEWLNEHGRWRPYSAAVCHHIENVLKEDARGSVVLGQVDVQLAPYVIDLQSMHQFRQDTGTMRPVRRNFYDPSSAPGKGIVWEWENDNNSWTPYDMDICITIQNAYEKQHPWLDLSSLGFCYLIYFSSMSQMNRQTQRKRRLRRRMDLAYPLTMGSIPKSQSWPVGTSTGMPCSCPQCLLVNSTRAASNAILASQRRKLYPGAVRQSSTFAGTTLWPAGMGTAAVAGGTAKGEGLQVPSGAFAPSQSVSGGMPLPGLNNLNRPGTQRGAGLGARATVPPGVPALPVKNLNGTGPVHPALAGMTGILMCAAGLPVCLTRAPKPILHPPPVSKSDIKPVPGVNGICRKXKKKHLKKSKAPEDVVRRYIQKVKNPPDEDCTICMERLVTSSGYEGVLSHRGIKPELVGKLGKCGHMYHLLCLLAMYNNGNKDGSLQCPTCKAIYGEKTGTQPPGKMEFHLIPHSLPGYSDSKTIRIVYDIPTGIQGPEHPNPGKKFTARGFPRHCYLPDNEKGRKVLKLLIVAWDRRLIFTIGTSNTTGESDTVVWNEIHHKTEFGSNLTGHGYPDPNYLDNVLAELLAQGVSEANLKD; via the exons ATGGCGCGCCAGGGCGCGGGGGCCATGCTGGCCTCTGGGGGCCTGGgctttcccccccaaaacctggcCCGTGTGGTGGTGTGGGAGTGGCTCAACGAGCACGGACGCTGGCGGCCCTACTCAGCTGCTGTCTGCCACCACATTGAGAACGTGCTGAAGGAGGACGCCCGCGGCAGCGTGGTGCTTGGCCAGGTCGACGTCCAGCTGGCGCCTTACGTCATTGACCTCCAGTCCATGCACCAGTTCCGGCAGGACACGG GAACCATGCGTCCTGTACGGAGGAACTTCTACGACCCGTCCTCAGCCCCAGGCAAGGGCATCGTGTGGGAGTGGGAGAACGACAACAACTCCTGGACGCCCTACGACATGGACATCTGCATCACCATCCAGAATGCCTATGAGAAGCAGCACCCCTGGCTGGACCTCTCCTCCCTGGGCTTCTGCTACCTCATCTACTTCAGCAGCATGTCCCAAATGAACCGGCAAACCCAACGCAAGCGCCGGCTCCGGCGTCGCATGGACCTGGCTTATCCCCTCACCATGGGCTCCATCCCCAAATCGCAGTCGTGGCCGGTGGGCACCAGCACGGGgatgccctgctcctgcccgcAGTGCCTGCTGGTCAACAGCACCCGCGCCGCCTCCAACGCCATCCTGGCTTCCCAGCGCCGCAAACTCTACCCGGGCGCCGTCCGCCAGAGCAGCACCTTCGCCGGGACAACCCTGTGGCCAGCGGGGATGGGGACGGCGGCGGTGGCAGGTGGCACGGCCAAGGGTGAAGGGCTGCAGGTGCCCAGCGGGGCGTTTGCCCCCAGCCAGAGCGTGTCCGGTGGGATGCCGCTGCCCGGGCTCAACAACCTCAACCGGCCTGGCACGCAGCGGGGAGCTGGACTGGGCGCCCGTGCCACCGTCCCCCCCGG ggtgccagccctgccagtgAAGAACCTGAATGGCACCGGCCCCGTCCATCCCGCCCTTGCAG GGATGACAGGCATCCTCATGTGTGCTGCCGGGCTGCCTGTCTGCCTGACCCGTGCCCCCAAGCCCATCCTGCACCCACCGCCCGTCAGCAAGAGTGACATCAAACCCGTGCCCGGGGTCAACGGCatctgcagga acaaaaagaagcatCTCAAAAAGA gcaaGGCCCCCGAGGACGTGGTGCGCCGCTACATCCAGAAGGTGAAGAACCCTCCGGATGAG GATTGCACCATCTGCATGGAGCGGCTGGTCACCTCCTCCGGCTACGAGGGCGTCCTGAGCCACAGGGGCATCAAGCCGGAGCTGGTGGGCAAGCTGGGCAAGTGTGGGCACATGTAccacctcctctgcctcctggcCATGTACAACAATGGCAACAAG GATGGCAGCCTGCAGTGCCCCACCTGCAAGGCCATTTACGGGGAGAAGACAGGCACGCAGCCCCCCGGGAAGATGGAATTCCACCTCATCCCCCACTCCCTCCCGGGTTACAGTGACTCCAAAACCATCCGGATTGTATATGACATCCCCACTGGCATCCAG GGCCCGGAGCATCCCAATCCCGGCAAGAAGTTCACGGCGCGTGGTTTCCCGCGGCACTGCTACCTGCCCGACAACGAGAAAGGCAGGAAG gtGCTGAAGCTGCTGATCGTGGCCTGGGACCGGCGGCTCATCTTCACCATCGGCACCTCCAACACCACGGGGGAGTCAGACACGGTGGTGTGGAACGAGATCCACCACAAGACCGAGTTCGGCTCCAACCTGACGGGCCACGGCTACCCTGATCCCAACTACTTGGACAACGTCCTGGCCGAACTGCTGGCCCAGGGCGTCTCCGAGGCCAACCTGAAGGACTGA
- the RASAL1 gene encoding rasGAP-activating-like protein 1, which yields MAKATSLHCRVVEGKDLPAKDVSGSSDPYCVVKVDNEVVARTATVWKSLNPFWGEEYTLRLARDFHNLSVYVLDEDTIGQDDVIGKVSLSRQQISAEPRGVDSWLSLAPVDPDEEVQGEIHLELCVPEQNPRVLRCHLVEARDLAPRDPSGTSDPFARVSCCGHTLETAVIKKTRFPHWDEVLEFELAEGELGDTVLSVEVWDWDIVGKNDFLGRVEFPLDTIYAAPLKGWFQLLPFPSATETHGGHLGALRLAVRMVEDRILPYIYYQPLIQLLTEPILCPAQPAAGTALAILEEVTSGESRQDVATKLVKIFLGQGLVVPLLDYLITCELARTTDPNTLFRSNSLASKSVEQFMKVVGLPYLHEVLKPVVNRIFEEKKYVELDPGKMELSRSRRISFKGSLSEAQVRESSLELLKGYLGDIVDAIVGSVEKCPLLMRAAFKQLRRRVEERFPSEQHEDVRYFSISGFLFLRFFAPAVLTPKLFSLREQHADPRTGRTLLLLAKALQSIGNLGLQLGQGKEPWMAPLHPVLVPSVTRVKAFLDGLVTVESTEAAAGEGTVPPALSHPSGTIKEGYLHTRVAGAPTLLPRFKKKYFWLSTEALTYSKSPACQVRCSIPVPRMRAVEQVDEGTFQHPYILQIVAQDGTEQLSTTYIQCKSTQELWQWLWALRQASSGNQAMLPTCHPGTFRAGRWTCCLQPDATAPGCSRTHRTVALGEWNDPLDPAAAAQTLYGHLRRAGARAAGAEGHQSGAEAETPSLGLAGGPVAERLQAVLRDLDIAHDAFARRDGAPSSPREPPTAPSAPSPPPPPSSSPAPRI from the exons ATGGCCAAAGCCACCTCGCTGCACTGCCGGGTGGTGGAGGGGAAGGACCTGCCCGCCAAGGACGT GTCTGGCTCCAGCGATCCCTACTGCGTGGTCAAGGTGGACAACGAGGTGGTGGCCAG GACGGCCACGGTGTGGAAGAGCCTGAACCCTTTTTGGGGTGAGGAATACACCCTGCGCTTGGCCCGCGACTTCCACAACCTCTCCGTCTACGTGCTGGATGAAGACACCATCGG GCAGGATGATGTTATCGGGAAGGTCTCACTAAGCCGCCAGCAGATCTCAGCAGAGCCACGGG GTGTGGACAGCTGGCTCAGCCTGGCGCCCGTGGACCCCGACGAGGAGGTGCAGGGAGAGATCCACCTGGAGCTGTGCGTCCCTGAGCAGAACCCGCGGGTGCTGCGCTGCCACCTCGTCGAGGCCAG GGACCTGGCACCCCGAGACCCCTCAGGCACCTCGGACCCCTTCGCCCGGGTCTCGTGCTGCGGGCACACCTTGGAGACAGCC gTGATTAAGAAAACCCGTTTCCCGCACTGGGACGAGGTGCTGGAGTTTGAGCTGGCGGAGGGCGAGCTGGGGGACACCGTGCTAAGCGTGGAGGTGTGGGACTGGGACATCGTGGGCAAGAATGACTTCTTGGGACGG GTCGAGTTCCCGCTGGACACCATCTACGCAGCCCCCCTCAAGGGCTGGTTCCAGCTCCTGCCCTTCCCCAGCGCCACCGAGACCCACGG GGGGCACCTGGGTGCCCTGCGGCTGGCGGTGCGGATGGTGGAGGACAGAATCCTACCCTACATCTACTACCAACCCCTCATCCAGCTCCTCACCGAGCCCATCCTCTGCCCTGCCCag CCTGCCGCCGGCACAGCCCTGGCCATCCTGGAGGAGGTGACCTCGGGGGAGAGCAGGCAGGACGTGGCCACCAAGCTGGTGAAGATCTTCTTGGGGCAGGGGCTGGTCGTGCCCCTCCTGGACTATCTCATCACCTGCGAGCTGGCCAGGACCA CGGACCCCAACACCCTCTTCCGCTCCAACTCACTGGCCTCCAAGTCGGTGGAGCAGTTCATGAAG GTGGTGGGGCTGCCCTACCTGCATGAGGTCCTGAAGCCTGTGGTGAACCGCATCTTCGAGGAGAAGAAGTACGTGGAGCTGGACCCAGGCAAGATGGAGCTGAGCCGGAGCAG GAGGATCTCCTTCAAagggtccctgtccgaggcgcAGGTGCGGGAaagcagcctggagctgctgaaggGCTACCTGGGGGACATCGTCGATGCCATCGTGGGTTCAGTGGAGAAGTGTCCTCTCCTCATGAGAGCGGCCTTCAAGCAGCTCCGCAGGCGTGTGGAGGAGCGGTTCCCCTCAGAGCAGCACGAG GACGTGCGGTACTTCTCCATCAGTGGGTTTCTCTTCCTCCGCTTTTTCGCCCCCGCTGTCCTCACCCCGAAGCTCTTCAGCCTCCGGGAGCAGCACGCTGACCCCCGCACTGGCCGCACGCTCCTGCTGCTCGCCAAG GCGCTGCAGAGCATCGGCAAcctggggctgcagctggggcagggcaAGGAGCCCTGGATGGCCCCGCTGCACCCTGTCCTGGTGCCCAGCGTCACCCGCGTCAAAGCCTTCCTGGATGGCCTGGTCACGGTGGAGAGCACTGAGG CGGCAGCAGGTGAGGGGACAGTGCCACCAGCGCTCTCCCACCCCTCTGGCACCATCAAGGAGGGGTACCTACACACCCGCGTGGCGGGGGCGCCCACCCTGCTGCCCCGCTTCAAGAAGAAGTACTTCTGGCTCAGCACCGAGGCTCTGACCTACTCCAAGTCCCCCGCGTGCCAG gTGCGCTGCTCCATCCCCGTGCCACGGATGCGGGCAGTGGAGCAGGTGGATGAGGGCACCTTCCAGCACCCCTACATCCTGCAGATCGTGGCACAGGATGGCACGGAGCAGCTCAGCACCACCTATATCCAATGCAAG AGCACCCAGGAGCTGTGGCAGTGGCTGTGGGCGCTGCGCCAGGCCAGCAGCGGCAACCAGGCCATGCTGCCCACTTGCCACCCGGGCACCTTCCGCGCCGGCCGCTGgacctgctgcctgcagcccgACGCCACCG CGCCGGGGTGCAGCCGGACACACCGCACCGTGGCCTTGGGCGAGTGGAACGACCCCCTGGACCCCGCGGCGGCAGCGCAGACCCTCTACGGGCACCTCCGTCGGGCGGGGGCTCG ggcaGCGGGCGCTGAGGGACACCAGAGTGGCGCGGAGGCCGAGACCCCCAGCCTGGGGCTGGCAG GCGGACCCGTGGCGGAGCGGCTGCAGGCCGTGCTGCGGGACCTGGACATCGCCCACGACGCCTTCGCCCGCCGTGACGGCGCCCCGAGCTCCCCCCGAGAGCCCCCGACGGCCCCCTCGGCACCGAGCCCCCCTCCGCCTCCAAGCTCCTCCCCGGCCCCCCGCATTTGA
- the WSB2 gene encoding WD repeat and SOCS box-containing protein 2, whose protein sequence is MILATGLNDGQIKVWEVQTGHLLFSLLGHQDVVRDLSFAPNGSLILVSASRDKTLRVWDLSRDGRQVQVLSGHMQWVYCCSISPDCSMLCSVAGEKLALLWSMRSYTLIRKLEGHQSSVVSCDFSPDSALLVTASYDACVIVWDPYTGEQLRTLRHVPLHSALDYSSEVHISSLRSVCFSPEGLYLATVADDRLLRIWALELRSPVAFAPMTNGLCCMYFPHGGFIATGTRDGHVQFWTTPRVLSSLKHLCRKALRTFLTTYQVLALPIPRKLKEFLTYRTF, encoded by the exons ATGATCTTGGCCACGGGGCTCAACGACGGGCAGATCAAGGTCTGGGAGGTGCAGACAG GACACCTCCTCTTCAGCCTCCTGGGACACCAGGACGTTGTCAGAGACCTGAGCTTCGCTCCCAATGGAAGCCTCATCCTTGTGTCAGCCTCACGGGACAAGACCTTGCGTGTCTGGGACCTGAGCAGAGATG GGCGGCAGGTCCAGGTGCTGTCAGGCCACATGCAGTGGGTCTACTGCTGCTCCATCTCCCCGGACTGCAGCATGCTCTGCTCCGTGGCTGGAGAGAAGTTG GCGCTGCTGTGGAGCATGCGGTCCTACACCCTTATCCGGAAGCTGGAGGGGCACCAGAGCAGTGTGGTGTCGTGTGACTTCTCTCCAGACTCAGCACTCCTCGTCACCGCCTCCTACGATGCCTGTGTCATCGTATGGGACCCCTACACCGGGGAGCAGCTGCGGACGCTGCG CCACGTCCcactgcactcagcactggACTACAGCAGCGAAGTCCACATCAGCTCACTACGCTCCGTCTGCTTCTCCCCTGAGGGCCTCTACCTGGCCACGGTGGCGGATGACAG GCTCCTGAGGATCTGGGCATTAGAACTGCGGTCTCCAGTTGCGTTTGCTCCCATGACCAATGGCCTGTGCTGCATGTACTTTCCACACGGTGGTTTCATCGCCACAGG GACCAGAGATGGCCATGTCCAATTCTGGACCACTCCAAGGGTCCTCTCGTCGCTAAAGCACTTGTGTCGCAAAGCTCTGCGCACCTTCCTGACGACGTACCAGGTCCTGGCACTCCCCATTCCCAGGAAGCTGAAGGAATTCCTCACTTACCGGACTTTTTAA
- the RFC5 gene encoding replication factor C subunit 5 isoform X2, translated as MARAGGANLPWVEKYRPQALSDLVSHQDILSTIQRFISEDRLPHLLLYGPPGTGKTSTILACARQLYREREFGSMVLELNASDDRGIDIVRGPILSFASTRTIFKKGFKLVILDEADAMTQDAQNALRRVIEKFTENTRFCLICNYLSKIIPALQSRCTRFRFGPLTPELMVPRLQHVIQEEGVDVTEDGMKALVTLSSGDMRRALNILQSTTMAFGKVTEENVYTCTGHPLKSDIANILDWMLNQDFSTAYRKIMELKTLKGLALQDILIEIHLFVHRVDFPPSIRIQLLIKMAEIEYRLAAGTSEKIQLSSLIAAFQVTRDLIVAEA; from the exons ATGGCGCGCGCGGGCGGCGCGAACCTGCCCTG GGTGGAGAAGTACCGGCCGCAGGCACTGTCAGACCTGGTGTCTCACCAAGATATCCTCAGCACCA TTCAGAGGTTTATCAGCGAGGATCGGCTCCCGCATCTCCTCCTCTATGGACCTCCCGGTACCGGTAAGACTTCAACCATCCTTGCCTGTGCCAGGCAGCTCTACCGGGAGCGGGAGTTTGGCTCCATGGTGCTGGAG CTCAATGCCTCAGATGACCGAGGTATCGACATTGTCCGAGGGCCCATCCTGAGCTTCGCCAGCACCAGGACCATCTTCAA GAAGGGCTTCAAGCTCGTCATCCTGGATGAAGCCGATGCCATGACCCAGGATGCTCAGAACGCCCTGAGGCGAG TGATCGAGAAGTTCACAGAAAACACCCGCTTTTGCCTCATCTGCAACTACCTTTCCAAGATCATTCCCGCCTTGCAGTCCCGCTGCACTCGCTTCCGCTTCGGGCCCCTCACCCCGGAGCTGATGGTGCCCCGGCTGCAGCACGTCATACAGGAGGAGGG GGTGGATGTAACAGAGGATGGGATGAAGGCTCTGGTGACCCTCTCGAGCGGTGACATGCGCAGAGCCCTCAATATCTTGCAG agcACCACCATGGCCTTCGGGAAGGTGACAGAGGAGAATGTCTAcacctgcacaggacaccccctCAAGTCTGACATTGCCAACATCCTCGACTGGATGCTGAACCAGGACTTTTCCACTGCCTATCGCA AAATCATGGAGCTGAAGACGCTGAAGGGCTTGGCACTACAGGACATCCTCATTGAGATCCACCTCTTTGTGCACAGAG TCGATTTCCCACCCTCAATCCGCATCCAGCTGCTGATCAAAATGGCAGAGATCGA GTACCGGCTGGCTGCTGGGACCAGTGAAAAGATTCAGCTGAGCTCCCTCATCGCGGCTTTCCAAGTCACCAGGGACCTGATCGTGGCTGAAGCCTGA
- the RFC5 gene encoding replication factor C subunit 5 isoform X1, giving the protein MARAGGANLPWVEKYRPQALSDLVSHQDILSTIQRFISEDRLPHLLLYGPPGTGKTSTILACARQLYREREFGSMVLELNASDDRGIDIVRGPILSFASTRTIFKKGFKLVILDEADAMTQDAQNALRRVIEKFTENTRFCLICNYLSKIIPALQSRCTRFRFGPLTPELMVPRLQHVIQEEGVDVTEDGMKALVTLSSGDMRRALNILQSTTMAFGKVTEENVYTCTGHPLKSDIANILDWMLNQDFSTAYRKIMELKTLKGLALQDILIEIHLFVHRGRGLQGRLLAEPGRANHPSPAHANACHLLSSVDFPPSIRIQLLIKMAEIEYRLAAGTSEKIQLSSLIAAFQVTRDLIVAEA; this is encoded by the exons ATGGCGCGCGCGGGCGGCGCGAACCTGCCCTG GGTGGAGAAGTACCGGCCGCAGGCACTGTCAGACCTGGTGTCTCACCAAGATATCCTCAGCACCA TTCAGAGGTTTATCAGCGAGGATCGGCTCCCGCATCTCCTCCTCTATGGACCTCCCGGTACCGGTAAGACTTCAACCATCCTTGCCTGTGCCAGGCAGCTCTACCGGGAGCGGGAGTTTGGCTCCATGGTGCTGGAG CTCAATGCCTCAGATGACCGAGGTATCGACATTGTCCGAGGGCCCATCCTGAGCTTCGCCAGCACCAGGACCATCTTCAA GAAGGGCTTCAAGCTCGTCATCCTGGATGAAGCCGATGCCATGACCCAGGATGCTCAGAACGCCCTGAGGCGAG TGATCGAGAAGTTCACAGAAAACACCCGCTTTTGCCTCATCTGCAACTACCTTTCCAAGATCATTCCCGCCTTGCAGTCCCGCTGCACTCGCTTCCGCTTCGGGCCCCTCACCCCGGAGCTGATGGTGCCCCGGCTGCAGCACGTCATACAGGAGGAGGG GGTGGATGTAACAGAGGATGGGATGAAGGCTCTGGTGACCCTCTCGAGCGGTGACATGCGCAGAGCCCTCAATATCTTGCAG agcACCACCATGGCCTTCGGGAAGGTGACAGAGGAGAATGTCTAcacctgcacaggacaccccctCAAGTCTGACATTGCCAACATCCTCGACTGGATGCTGAACCAGGACTTTTCCACTGCCTATCGCA AAATCATGGAGCTGAAGACGCTGAAGGGCTTGGCACTACAGGACATCCTCATTGAGATCCACCTCTTTGTGCACAGAGGTAGGGGCTTGCAGGGACGGCTCCTGGCTGAGCCGGGGAGGGCCAaccatccctccccagcccacgCCAATGCATGCCATCTCCTCTCCTCAGTCGATTTCCCACCCTCAATCCGCATCCAGCTGCTGATCAAAATGGCAGAGATCGA GTACCGGCTGGCTGCTGGGACCAGTGAAAAGATTCAGCTGAGCTCCCTCATCGCGGCTTTCCAAGTCACCAGGGACCTGATCGTGGCTGAAGCCTGA